The following proteins are co-located in the Pontiella desulfatans genome:
- a CDS encoding CBM96 family carbohydrate-binding protein, with product MNKIKYLIIVGLATASIARAVDYYVDASSSAGGDGSFSSPFQTIQSAADAMGAGDTCHIRGGTYHEPVSANGLNGTTGSPITFKNYSNEVVILDGSRPLTDLGSTGWTQHSGTIYKTTLNTDIWQLYVDGEVMISARWPNANFDDGSIWDKSSWAEGDESASSNGLAVDDPHDGIDLAASGLDMTGAMAILNIGSWKTWTREVATHTAGSNSFTYAPATTYLTYSHYYYLEGKLNLLDAEKEWFFDTATKTLYLWVPGGGSPSGDIRGKTQTYAFNITNSQHINLEGLDFFGTTFRFYRSPFITVRDCDLLYPSCSKRMLGIVAEPETSTIEERQRYTQTESAVINCTFRYAESHALHMKGKNNLVENCLFEYTDWSSSELPYLMSTILMDGDDALFRRNTSHTSGASEFFSVGNGLRQIMEYNDISQHGLLQTDGAAAQVTIQAQPGSVIRYNWFHDTPQHGARFDAPIPPVTWGSNGLMHHNVGWNCGADVVMIKGEDHFCYNHTALDSGANDVIILDDPGFGGTLTRNNAAGKLSGHRTIYAGIPGSTDHNWNGYVTGTDVKGQLLEPEFRDFRPRAGSDLIDAGTNVAGITTGTLGMAPDIGAYEYGADNYWIPGYQSSAASHPIPPNNASVQDKNRDLIWLGGYKGASFDVYFGTNASMVAAASTASPEFQGNQTNNIFAPTYPPGNNTWFWRIDTIAPTGTVKGSTWQYTIPDGLQTGDVVSSPLDDSWVFHGDTNNFGSSTQLRMRDYQGFGSRISFLKFSVALPSNSVMSSAVLRIRTRDNPISDTTVRSVPDNNWEEATITGINYPAVGGALDTRTNLFSQTWYQFDVGGFVNSTGIWSLALTSPHNDSARDFNSKEAPYAPELIVSYTLTDSDGDGLSDLWEIKYFSSLSYSDGTGDADLDGLSDYGEFIAGTDPTASASVLAVSVVGTDGTNHLILDWPSVSNRTYAVSGTTNQTVPIWHPVITNIAAIPPMNSETVTTENASGEFFRIEVKHNAIHEHPEA from the coding sequence TTGAACAAAATTAAGTACCTCATCATTGTCGGGCTCGCTACCGCGTCTATCGCCCGGGCGGTCGATTATTATGTCGATGCGTCTTCATCTGCAGGCGGAGACGGCAGTTTTTCCTCGCCTTTCCAGACCATCCAGTCGGCGGCAGATGCCATGGGTGCGGGCGACACCTGCCATATCCGCGGCGGAACATACCACGAACCCGTTTCGGCCAACGGACTGAATGGAACAACCGGCTCGCCCATTACCTTTAAAAACTACAGCAACGAAGTGGTTATACTGGATGGATCGCGCCCGCTAACGGATCTTGGGTCTACCGGATGGACGCAACACAGCGGCACCATTTACAAAACCACGCTGAACACCGATATCTGGCAGCTTTACGTGGATGGTGAAGTGATGATTTCCGCCCGCTGGCCCAATGCAAACTTTGACGACGGGTCGATCTGGGATAAATCGAGCTGGGCCGAAGGGGATGAATCGGCATCGTCCAACGGCCTTGCGGTGGACGACCCGCACGACGGCATCGACCTAGCCGCCAGTGGGCTGGATATGACCGGCGCCATGGCCATTCTGAATATCGGAAGCTGGAAGACCTGGACACGCGAAGTGGCCACCCACACCGCAGGTTCGAACAGCTTCACTTATGCACCGGCCACAACCTACCTGACCTACAGCCACTACTATTATCTGGAAGGCAAACTCAACCTGCTCGATGCCGAAAAGGAGTGGTTTTTCGATACCGCCACTAAGACCCTCTACCTATGGGTTCCCGGGGGAGGAAGCCCTTCCGGGGATATCCGCGGAAAGACCCAGACCTATGCCTTCAATATCACCAATTCACAGCATATCAATCTGGAGGGCCTCGATTTTTTCGGCACCACCTTCCGCTTCTACCGATCGCCGTTCATCACCGTCAGGGATTGCGACCTGCTCTACCCCAGCTGTTCCAAACGCATGCTGGGCATCGTTGCCGAACCCGAAACCTCCACCATCGAGGAGCGCCAGCGTTATACCCAGACGGAATCTGCAGTCATCAACTGCACCTTCAGGTATGCCGAAAGCCATGCACTGCACATGAAGGGAAAAAACAACCTCGTGGAAAACTGTCTTTTTGAATACACCGACTGGAGTTCCTCCGAACTCCCATACTTGATGTCCACCATCCTGATGGATGGAGACGACGCCCTTTTCCGGCGTAACACCTCCCATACGTCCGGTGCATCCGAATTTTTCAGCGTCGGTAACGGCCTGCGTCAGATCATGGAATACAACGATATTTCCCAACATGGATTATTGCAAACCGACGGCGCCGCAGCGCAGGTCACCATCCAGGCTCAGCCCGGAAGCGTAATTCGCTATAACTGGTTCCACGACACGCCGCAACATGGTGCCCGCTTCGACGCCCCCATCCCTCCGGTCACGTGGGGTTCCAACGGCCTGATGCACCACAACGTGGGCTGGAATTGCGGTGCAGATGTGGTGATGATCAAGGGCGAAGACCATTTCTGTTACAACCACACCGCCCTGGACAGTGGTGCAAATGATGTGATCATCCTCGACGATCCCGGCTTTGGCGGAACCCTGACGCGCAACAATGCCGCGGGCAAGCTCTCAGGCCACCGGACCATTTATGCCGGTATCCCCGGCTCTACCGACCACAACTGGAACGGGTATGTGACCGGAACCGACGTCAAAGGCCAACTACTGGAACCGGAGTTCCGGGATTTCCGACCCCGGGCCGGCTCTGACCTCATTGATGCCGGAACGAATGTGGCAGGCATTACCACTGGTACTCTGGGGATGGCGCCCGATATAGGCGCCTATGAATATGGCGCCGACAACTACTGGATACCGGGCTATCAATCCTCTGCCGCCTCCCATCCCATTCCACCAAACAATGCAAGCGTGCAGGACAAGAACCGGGACCTGATCTGGCTGGGCGGATATAAGGGAGCTTCTTTCGATGTATACTTCGGCACCAATGCCTCAATGGTTGCAGCCGCCTCGACGGCCTCGCCCGAATTTCAGGGCAACCAGACCAACAATATTTTTGCGCCAACCTACCCTCCCGGCAACAACACCTGGTTCTGGCGCATCGATACCATTGCTCCAACCGGCACCGTGAAAGGTTCCACCTGGCAATACACCATTCCGGACGGACTTCAGACCGGAGACGTGGTCTCCAGCCCGCTGGACGATTCCTGGGTCTTTCATGGAGATACAAATAACTTCGGATCATCGACTCAGCTGCGGATGCGCGACTATCAGGGTTTCGGGTCGCGTATTTCCTTTCTTAAATTTTCCGTCGCCCTTCCCTCGAACAGTGTAATGTCATCCGCTGTACTCCGAATCCGCACACGCGATAATCCGATTTCCGATACGACGGTTCGGTCAGTCCCTGACAACAACTGGGAAGAGGCAACGATTACGGGTATCAACTATCCCGCCGTTGGCGGCGCGTTGGATACCCGAACCAATCTTTTCTCCCAGACCTGGTACCAATTTGATGTCGGCGGATTTGTAAACAGCACCGGCATCTGGTCGCTTGCGCTCACGTCCCCCCACAATGACAGCGCTCGGGATTTCAACAGTAAGGAAGCCCCCTATGCACCGGAGCTGATAGTCAGCTACACCCTCACTGATTCAGATGGTGACGGCTTGTCTGACCTATGGGAAATCAAGTATTTCTCGAGCCTCTCTTATTCGGATGGCACCGGCGACGCGGACCTGGACGGCCTAAGTGATTATGGTGAATTCATTGCCGGAACAGATCCGACCGCATCGGCTTCAGTACTGGCTGTATCTGTCGTCGGAACAGATGGAACCAACCATTTGATCCTCGATTGGCCCAGCGTATCCAATCGGACCTATGCGGTGTCCGGTACCACTAACCAGACGGTGCCTATATGGCATCCGGTAATAACGAACATTGCCGCAATACCGCCTATGAACTCAGAAACAGTTACCACCGAAAATGCATCCGGTGAATTCTTCCGAATCGAGGTTAAACACAATGCCATCCATGAGCATCCCGAGGCGTAA
- a CDS encoding IS110 family transposase, with amino-acid sequence MKERNTIGIDMGDRKHCICILDHEGQVISRNTVGNTASAIRKAFKRQAPALIVIEAGTHSAMGKP; translated from the coding sequence ATGAAAGAACGTAACACAATCGGAATAGATATGGGAGACCGGAAACATTGCATCTGCATTCTCGATCATGAGGGTCAGGTTATATCCCGCAATACAGTAGGCAACACGGCCTCAGCGATTCGAAAAGCCTTTAAGAGGCAGGCTCCGGCGCTGATTGTCATTGAGGCGGGAACCCATTCGGCAATGGGTAAGCCATGA
- a CDS encoding right-handed parallel beta-helix repeat-containing protein, whose protein sequence is MKSYLFPFSFVISMLCAPLAYSADFFISPEGNNAHLGTIDQPFATIQKAATIMKAGDRCLIREGIYRETVTPRHTGTPEAPLIFEAYQNERVVISGLDTLELPPDTDEKPVALSLTTDLKIHNQVFFDGRPGWEARWPNAAGNDFMNPYAHPIGENATTSALTGRFPESFSAESLEGASVWCLAGSKWSAWTAPITGFSEGRLHINPDTKGPWVTKNHNPAHGGIFYVHGAKSLLDAPGEWFVDSAAKQVLAIPPKGTKVIETKARLWGFNLDRKQHIQISNIELFGCSITLNQAEHCILDGLRVNYPSWEMPERQNIFFSSKTGIYMSGSGNRLLNSTIAYSVGNGVEVKGTGNIVANNFIHDCNAMSIYASPIRAYGDRMLITHNTLKRCSRDGLYCKGATRSRLEYNDISEYGMNCHDLGGIYGGGHDFENSVFAYNHVHSATGHIFNGIYFDNFAQNYIVHHNVIWDINGTCIRLNTPAHYGLVYNNTCLGAPAQHDINNAYGPWKGNKRTHGSMVYSNLVYRGVTLRQESNGVDTGGILFDNIVYPLETPHATSAAETRRAGAHQHGTWQAGQRETFSLDSIKTAPLPAYRNQLKNASFNNYRREECFKIWHPAGDGQVELIRNHGFNFPGPESRNAIHGQSIALNGKDCGIKQAVQLERADTYRAACYVRNDGNAQVGLIIRDHQGKKLASCRFTPVPQEDPWHILQADFSLQNDGLISFEVIKRGDSQVFVDDTGLALLWEGEPDDDNFNYRTAREL, encoded by the coding sequence ATGAAATCATATTTATTCCCCTTTAGCTTCGTCATTAGCATGCTCTGTGCCCCCCTGGCTTATAGCGCTGATTTTTTTATTAGTCCGGAAGGAAATAACGCCCACCTCGGAACCATCGATCAGCCCTTCGCCACGATCCAAAAAGCAGCCACCATCATGAAGGCGGGAGACCGCTGTCTGATCCGCGAAGGGATCTACCGCGAAACCGTCACTCCCCGGCACACTGGAACTCCGGAAGCTCCGCTTATTTTTGAAGCCTACCAAAATGAACGGGTCGTGATCAGCGGACTCGATACGCTGGAACTTCCGCCGGACACCGACGAAAAACCGGTTGCCCTATCTCTGACGACCGATCTGAAAATACACAATCAGGTCTTTTTCGATGGCCGCCCCGGCTGGGAGGCCCGCTGGCCCAATGCCGCCGGAAACGACTTCATGAATCCCTATGCGCACCCCATAGGTGAAAATGCAACGACCTCGGCACTCACGGGCAGGTTCCCTGAATCGTTTTCTGCGGAATCGCTGGAAGGCGCTTCCGTATGGTGCCTTGCCGGCAGCAAGTGGTCGGCATGGACCGCCCCAATCACGGGTTTCAGCGAAGGCCGCCTGCATATTAATCCGGACACGAAAGGCCCCTGGGTTACCAAAAACCACAACCCGGCCCATGGCGGAATATTTTATGTGCATGGCGCGAAATCCTTATTGGATGCCCCCGGTGAATGGTTCGTTGATTCCGCAGCAAAACAAGTGCTGGCCATTCCGCCTAAGGGCACCAAAGTCATTGAGACCAAGGCTCGGCTCTGGGGATTCAACCTCGACCGCAAGCAGCATATCCAGATCTCGAATATCGAACTGTTCGGCTGTTCAATCACACTGAATCAGGCGGAACACTGTATACTCGACGGACTCAGAGTGAACTACCCATCCTGGGAAATGCCGGAACGCCAGAATATATTTTTCAGCAGCAAGACCGGCATCTACATGTCCGGCAGCGGCAACCGCCTGCTCAACAGTACGATTGCCTATTCCGTGGGAAATGGGGTCGAGGTGAAAGGCACCGGCAATATCGTCGCCAACAATTTTATCCATGACTGCAATGCCATGAGTATATATGCCTCGCCCATCCGGGCCTACGGCGACCGTATGCTGATCACCCACAACACCCTGAAACGATGTTCGCGCGATGGGCTCTATTGCAAAGGGGCCACCCGTTCCCGGCTTGAATACAATGATATTTCAGAATACGGCATGAATTGTCATGATCTCGGCGGCATCTACGGCGGCGGGCATGATTTTGAAAACAGCGTATTTGCCTATAACCACGTCCACAGCGCAACCGGACATATTTTCAACGGCATCTACTTCGATAACTTTGCGCAGAACTACATCGTCCACCACAACGTGATCTGGGATATCAACGGAACCTGCATCCGGCTTAACACCCCTGCCCACTATGGCCTGGTCTACAACAACACCTGCCTTGGCGCCCCCGCCCAACACGACATCAACAATGCCTATGGCCCCTGGAAAGGGAACAAACGAACCCATGGCAGCATGGTCTACAGCAACCTGGTCTACCGCGGCGTGACCCTCCGGCAGGAAAGCAACGGAGTCGACACCGGCGGCATTCTTTTCGACAATATTGTGTACCCTCTGGAAACCCCGCACGCTACGTCAGCTGCGGAAACCCGCCGGGCCGGAGCTCATCAACACGGCACCTGGCAAGCGGGCCAACGAGAAACTTTCTCTCTTGATTCCATAAAGACCGCGCCCCTGCCTGCCTATCGAAACCAGCTAAAGAACGCCTCCTTTAATAACTATAGGAGAGAGGAATGTTTTAAAATCTGGCACCCCGCCGGTGATGGGCAGGTGGAGCTGATCCGGAACCACGGGTTTAACTTCCCCGGCCCTGAATCCCGAAATGCCATCCATGGACAATCGATTGCCCTGAACGGAAAGGACTGCGGTATCAAGCAGGCGGTTCAACTTGAAAGGGCTGACACCTATCGGGCGGCCTGTTACGTGCGGAACGACGGGAACGCGCAGGTTGGCCTGATCATCCGGGACCATCAGGGAAAGAAACTGGCTTCATGCCGATTTACCCCAGTTCCCCAGGAAGATCCCTGGCACATCCTGCAAGCCGATTTTTCACTGCAGAACGATGGCCTGATTAGCTTTGAAGTCATTAAACGCGGGGATTCCCAGGTCTTTGTTGATGACACCGGGCTTGCTCTCCTATGGGAGGGAGAGCCGGACGATGATAATTTTAATTACCGAACAGCAAGAGAACTATAG
- a CDS encoding IS110 family RNA-guided transposase: protein MGNPRKLRAIWDSNEKSDVRDAEMLARIARLDRKLLHPIQHRSRESQVDLINIKARELLVKSRKMQVAHVRCVVKGFGERISKCSATCFHTRAREELSSELREELELVLESIEWQTGKIAEYDKRIKAISTQKYPETALLRAVQGVGLAYVLTLEDPQRFKKSRDVGPFLGLVPRRDQSGETDRQLPITKAGNAELRRLLVGCAHYILGAFGPECELREFGFKLAERGGKNAKKRAVVAVARKLAVMLHRLWADQAAYDPSHRQTLKEQLRAA, encoded by the coding sequence GTGGGCAATCCTCGCAAGCTGAGGGCGATCTGGGACAGCAATGAAAAGAGCGATGTGCGCGATGCAGAAATGCTTGCGCGTATTGCCCGGCTTGACCGGAAACTGCTGCATCCAATTCAACATCGTAGCCGTGAATCCCAGGTCGATCTGATCAACATTAAGGCAAGGGAACTGCTGGTGAAGAGCCGGAAGATGCAGGTCGCTCATGTAAGGTGTGTGGTCAAGGGTTTTGGTGAGCGCATTTCAAAATGCAGCGCAACGTGTTTTCATACGCGGGCTCGCGAAGAACTATCGAGCGAGCTGAGGGAGGAGCTTGAACTTGTGCTCGAAAGCATTGAATGGCAGACGGGCAAGATCGCGGAATATGATAAACGAATTAAGGCCATCAGCACGCAAAAGTATCCTGAAACCGCTCTCTTGAGGGCAGTGCAGGGAGTGGGGCTGGCCTACGTGCTGACACTTGAGGATCCTCAGCGGTTCAAGAAAAGTCGTGATGTCGGACCGTTCCTCGGGTTGGTGCCGCGGCGGGACCAGTCCGGGGAGACGGACAGACAGCTCCCCATAACCAAGGCTGGAAATGCGGAGTTGCGCCGCCTTCTTGTCGGGTGTGCTCACTATATTTTGGGAGCATTCGGGCCGGAGTGTGAGCTCAGAGAGTTCGGGTTCAAGCTCGCTGAACGGGGCGGAAAGAACGCTAAAAAACGCGCAGTGGTTGCTGTGGCCCGCAAGCTTGCAGTTATGCTGCATCGCTTATGGGCCGACCAAGCGGCCTATGACCCAAGTCATCGACAAACACTCAAGGAACAGCTTCGTGCCGCTTAG
- a CDS encoding alpha-L-fucosidase has protein sequence MKNRRHIIQAGALATGATLTGCMNTRTNTTKVPSYLTGYEDLYAVNPRQAALQYFREAKFGLFIHYGLYSLLEGHWKGEHSKPAEWVQFRGKIRLNEYAKLTDQFTAEKFDPDFITDMALGAGMKYINLTTRHHDSFCLFDSKYTDFKSVNSAAKRDLVGELAEQCQQKGLGFYLYYSHGRDWKHPHAPNNDKWGGAARPKYDPPEPSYATGDDHDLQVYIEFMKNQITELLTNYGPVGAIWLDGIGTPQSRPENIDQFQCQELYDHIHSLQPQVLVSYKQGLLGTEDFKAPERHFDGESNIPLEICDTLQPYSWGYDSRDDQGHKTADQVMEMLERAKAMNANLLLNTGPLPDGSIHPDDLKTLREVGQQIKKG, from the coding sequence ATGAAAAATCGTAGACACATCATTCAGGCCGGAGCACTCGCAACTGGCGCAACCCTGACGGGCTGCATGAACACTCGAACCAATACAACCAAGGTGCCGTCCTATCTCACGGGCTATGAGGATCTCTATGCGGTCAATCCACGCCAGGCGGCACTGCAGTATTTCCGCGAAGCCAAATTCGGCCTGTTCATCCATTATGGCCTATACTCCCTGCTCGAAGGTCACTGGAAAGGTGAACACTCTAAACCGGCCGAGTGGGTTCAGTTCCGCGGAAAAATCCGCCTCAATGAATATGCAAAACTGACCGATCAGTTCACTGCCGAAAAGTTCGATCCGGATTTCATCACCGACATGGCACTCGGGGCCGGCATGAAATACATTAACCTCACCACCCGACACCACGACAGCTTCTGCCTGTTTGACTCGAAATATACCGACTTTAAAAGCGTCAACAGCGCGGCCAAACGCGACCTCGTCGGCGAACTGGCCGAACAGTGCCAGCAGAAAGGGCTCGGCTTTTACCTCTACTATTCACACGGGCGCGACTGGAAACACCCGCACGCCCCGAACAACGATAAATGGGGCGGCGCGGCACGGCCGAAATATGATCCGCCGGAACCCAGCTATGCCACCGGCGACGACCACGACCTCCAGGTCTACATTGAGTTCATGAAAAATCAGATTACCGAACTGCTGACGAACTATGGTCCCGTCGGCGCCATCTGGCTCGATGGTATCGGAACTCCGCAATCCCGCCCGGAAAATATCGATCAGTTCCAATGTCAGGAACTTTACGACCATATTCATTCCCTGCAGCCGCAGGTTCTCGTTTCCTATAAACAGGGTCTGCTGGGCACCGAGGATTTCAAAGCCCCGGAACGCCACTTCGACGGCGAATCCAATATCCCGCTCGAAATCTGCGATACCCTCCAGCCCTATTCCTGGGGTTACGACAGCCGTGATGATCAGGGGCATAAAACCGCCGACCAGGTCATGGAAATGCTCGAACGCGCGAAGGCGATGAATGCCAACCTGCTGCTCAACACCGGCCCACTTCCCGACGGCTCCATTCACCCGGATGATCTCAAGACGCTAAGAGAAGTCGGCCAACAGATAAAAAAGGGATAA
- a CDS encoding LacI family DNA-binding transcriptional regulator produces the protein MLKNDKEKKNGRPRRIGLKDVAQEAGVDVSTVSRILGGSEALYSDTTCLKVREAAEKLNYRPNTAARSMATGSTRMVGVTVSGSGFLGRVVEGINEALIEHGHLMLHAWNPETYVSPENPIQKKIIHELVERQVEGVILRVGSEEFEQAYFQEIYQRGIPMIVIDREMAQFKTDFVGSDDVSIGRDAALHFLELGHRRLLFIGEKENVSTARLREQGFVEAVREADGAVCKKVDLALNTTDTGELIATLQEEEYPTAVFCYSEGLVPSVYQAIKTARLNIPSDISVLSCGNLAWSQATNPALTTFDQHPEEIGRRAVELYLERISDTEKKSAPREIRVTAHIVERESTAPAPE, from the coding sequence ATGCTTAAAAACGATAAAGAAAAGAAAAACGGGCGTCCCCGGCGAATTGGCCTTAAAGATGTTGCGCAGGAAGCCGGGGTGGATGTCAGTACGGTTTCGCGTATTCTCGGCGGTAGTGAGGCGCTCTATTCCGATACTACCTGTTTAAAGGTTCGTGAAGCGGCTGAAAAACTGAACTACCGTCCGAACACGGCAGCGCGCAGCATGGCAACAGGATCCACCCGTATGGTCGGGGTGACCGTATCCGGAAGCGGTTTTCTAGGTCGGGTTGTTGAGGGCATTAATGAAGCCCTGATTGAGCATGGACACCTTATGCTGCATGCGTGGAACCCGGAAACCTATGTGTCGCCTGAGAATCCTATTCAGAAGAAAATTATTCATGAGTTAGTCGAGCGGCAGGTCGAGGGCGTTATTCTCAGGGTTGGTTCTGAGGAGTTTGAGCAAGCCTACTTCCAGGAAATCTATCAACGCGGTATTCCAATGATCGTCATCGACCGTGAAATGGCACAATTCAAAACCGATTTTGTGGGCAGCGACGATGTCTCTATTGGCCGGGATGCAGCGCTCCATTTTCTGGAGCTGGGACACCGTCGGCTCTTGTTTATCGGGGAAAAAGAGAATGTGAGTACAGCCCGGCTGAGGGAGCAGGGTTTCGTTGAAGCGGTTCGCGAAGCCGATGGAGCCGTCTGCAAGAAGGTTGATTTAGCGCTTAATACCACAGACACCGGTGAGCTGATCGCCACGCTACAGGAAGAGGAGTATCCAACGGCCGTATTCTGTTACAGTGAAGGCCTGGTCCCTTCAGTATATCAGGCTATTAAGACTGCAAGGCTGAACATTCCCTCAGACATTTCTGTGCTCAGTTGTGGAAACCTGGCGTGGAGCCAGGCTACGAATCCAGCGCTGACAACATTTGACCAGCATCCCGAGGAGATCGGGAGAAGAGCGGTTGAACTCTATCTGGAACGCATCAGCGATACGGAAAAGAAGTCCGCGCCACGCGAAATCCGCGTTACCGCTCACATTGTAGAACGTGAATCAACGGCACCGGCACCGGAATAA
- a CDS encoding PEP-CTERM sorting domain-containing protein (PEP-CTERM proteins occur, often in large numbers, in the proteomes of bacteria that also encode an exosortase, a predicted intramembrane cysteine proteinase. The presence of a PEP-CTERM domain at a protein's C-terminus predicts cleavage within the sorting domain, followed by covalent anchoring to some some component of the (usually Gram-negative) cell surface. Many PEP-CTERM proteins exhibit an unusual sequence composition that includes large numbers of potential glycosylation sites. Expression of one such protein has been shown restore the ability of a bacterium to form floc, a type of biofilm.) has protein sequence MRVTKTTAMLATLFIIGSSTAQVQRYWNGTDSADNDFSTAGNWNALPVTGDDIALRGQTGAAANAGAIMTDTWSLRHIRIGGNGAASTQGTPSLTLSSGSDLTWSGYNQVGYSLSSDSSAANGILNITSGSHDGTFLNVGNAGGDSTYATTGSVTIANASLHLTDVARLATSGGAATSHGTLTISSGGTLTMEAPGSHSFYVGDTGEGRLIIDGGLLSMEDGTVMRLGHAGGNGVVELRSGILDLGNQPQIGTGTGVIEIGEGLLKNTDGIWRSGAYETLVNNGNIVATGGLVDDSAYANLYTQATGSKTNGLFVLKWGTTGSAGNYELGMWSEAIPEPATLGLLSLFGGGILFVRRLMI, from the coding sequence ATGAGGGTGACAAAAACAACCGCCATGCTCGCCACACTGTTTATTATCGGATCGTCCACAGCCCAGGTTCAGCGCTACTGGAATGGAACCGACAGTGCAGACAATGACTTTTCCACTGCCGGAAACTGGAATGCCTTACCGGTCACCGGCGATGATATAGCCTTGCGGGGACAAACCGGAGCGGCAGCGAATGCCGGCGCCATTATGACCGACACCTGGTCCTTGCGGCACATTCGCATCGGCGGCAATGGGGCTGCAAGCACACAGGGAACCCCGTCCTTAACGCTGTCCTCGGGCTCCGATTTAACCTGGTCAGGCTATAACCAGGTCGGTTATTCGTTGTCGAGTGATTCCAGCGCGGCCAACGGCATCTTAAACATCACCAGCGGATCGCATGACGGGACATTCCTCAATGTAGGTAATGCCGGCGGCGACAGCACGTATGCAACGACCGGATCCGTGACGATTGCGAATGCCAGCCTCCACCTGACGGATGTTGCCAGGCTTGCAACCAGCGGAGGGGCAGCCACATCGCACGGAACCTTGACGATCTCCTCTGGAGGTACCCTGACCATGGAAGCGCCGGGGTCGCACAGTTTTTATGTGGGCGACACCGGTGAAGGCCGGTTGATCATTGACGGCGGACTGCTTTCGATGGAAGACGGCACGGTTATGCGGCTGGGCCATGCCGGGGGCAATGGTGTCGTTGAACTCCGATCCGGAATACTCGACCTAGGAAATCAGCCCCAGATCGGCACAGGAACGGGAGTGATAGAGATCGGAGAAGGGCTGCTGAAAAATACGGATGGCATCTGGAGAAGCGGCGCCTATGAAACGTTGGTAAACAACGGAAATATTGTTGCCACCGGCGGCCTCGTTGACGACTCGGCCTATGCAAACCTTTATACGCAGGCCACCGGTTCAAAAACCAATGGTCTCTTTGTTCTGAAATGGGGTACAACAGGATCTGCAGGAAATTATGAACTGGGCATGTGGTCTGAAGCCATTCCTGAACCGGCCACACTCGGACTCTTAAGTCTTTTCGGCGGAGGGATACTGTTTGTTCGTCGTCTGATGATCTAA